DNA from Aphis gossypii isolate Hap1 chromosome 3, ASM2018417v2, whole genome shotgun sequence:
atgaaaacctGTAAAAAATCTCACTTTCTATACTTTTACCATTATATAAAgaagttgatttttttatcaagtccAAATTTTCACAgaactattgttttatatcatttaacaaagtatgaatataaaaaataaaatattttgaagtttttgtAGGTTTTAACTCCTCgattaatatcatacaatatcatattgtatacatacaatacaatattataaacatatatttataaattttatcatgaCTATCtaagtacattaattaatgatgTAGAGTAAAAACGTCAAATATTGATAAGCCAATGTTTAAGTATAAGCAGACGAAGTTTTAATGCAATACTAGACGTTCGCAGACcgatgtaaaattttatttatattgaaatacatattCAATGTAAATTTCAGAAAAGCCCAAAAATCTAATAACCATCCATGATTTTTCTAACTGTCTCAAGGTTTTCAGAACAATCTCGTATCACAAAACTTTAAAagctacataaaaaaaaaaccgattataaaatatgcttagtggtatattattgaattgaaatttaaCGCACGTATAATAGAGACCTACACAACGCATCACAAACAGTAAAGCGATTACTTAATTGATacctttttttacatttaagctCAACTGAATCAAAATCTaagtttatgaaataatttaatttcgtaaACATACATACCAGTTACAAGTctgagaaataatataaaggaaTGGTCTGTATGAACTTGAACCtccaataattatgtatttttatttttaaaagcacaaagataaaatgaaaaatgctcataagttacaatattgttggtacataaaaattaaaaattacaaaatgttgataaatccTCGACAATGGCcattatgcaaaaatattaaaatattatattaatctatcaatatgttttttttttttttttaatgtaattgtatTAGAAACAGCTGacttaatatagtatttaatctATAACAGTAGCGATATAGCCATCTACCGGTAATATTATACGGGCAAACGATTTAAATCAACGGCCATCCAGAGTGCATCACACGAATAAAATGCGATCTTTTAATCGTCGATTAATTTCACACAGATTATACCTGAATtctcataatacataataatataacgatgaaattaaaaattatttacaaaataattgtgctttaataacgattttcgtgcattatattatcaattgtttAAGTAGTCACACTTCGAACAGTAGGTACGCATAGCTGTACTTATGCCATTGGCACTTTGAGTGCAAATTTAATCCAGATAATTTATAGCTTTTTAATCATAGTGGTATAATATACCCCGGTCCTATTTGTTTATACACCTGTTTTTTAACACTCCCGTAACTGTAATTATATACCGTAAGGCACAAAGCCATACCCGCATATCGtctatacatttgtattacttatattgtacatttgtacctataaactattcgaatataatatattgactttCACGttcaacataattatatattatatgatccttacagtttatgatatatttaccgATGCCATTGTGATAAGTAAGTTGTATGATTCGTTTTTCGAACAATTCGTTAAATTAGTGCTGTGTGATATTTTAACAACTATttcttaatacataatattatgtaaatcgtATGTAGTTCTTAAACTGTAGGTCGACGCAACGATGCTCATTAGTCGAGATTTTTgtgttgaatatattatattttaaagatttttaagaCTGTTGAAGCTTTACGGCGAGTGGATAGAGACCGTCGACGGTTCAGATGACGACTCACGAATAGCTGAGACCCTGACACACGTGGCGAACGTATATATAAAGTCGCGGAATCGGCGGCAACCGGAAGCGCGACTGTCGACCGGCAAAATTGCAGAGGAGTGGAAATGAGAGTCTACGAGACACATATCTCATAGTAATCCCAACAATAAAGAAGTTTTAAATCAGTCATCAATTTTGtacaccaaaattaaaatgtaattaccgTATAGGATTTAAATTGATCCTACCCGATGTCGAAACTATAAGACATACGGACATACCACTAACTATCTATTGCCATCATCCTTCACGTTATGATAAATGTGGGAGGGATCATTCCTCAGACATTTACACCAAAGACAAAAGCAGCCCAACTAAGTACGCATTTTGCGTGAGTGATCATACTACAAAGGATATCTAAACTACAAAACATTTCTAAAACGTCACACAGCAACTAATTCAAATCGTCAAAATCTGAAGATCGTACTCATGTTTTCTATTCTCAAATCACTAACATCACCTTACCGAAGTTCTTTACGCCTCCGTCACCGATTCTAATAATAtcctattaatattacaatagctTCGTTAACGATAAACCGTTTTccaaatttatcttaaaacttttagcattaataaatttctttatttctCCCCTTACAGACGTACTACACCAAACGACATATTCCATAGGCTAAGTTGTCTCTACCTCACTAACTTAATTATCACTATATATCTTGTTCGTTACGGTACCTATTCATTCTAATACTTTgtcctaaaaataatttaagcactattcttttaatgtattttatatatatataaatatatatttacgtcaAATTAAGTACTTTAACtgttgatatataatatataaatataatagttgtataattttattgaagctaataaaaaaaaatatttgtaattgtaattactattaacataatattatgtaaataagcAATTAGTGTTTTAACTTTcactattacaaaaataaaaataaatagagttctaactaatattagtttattttataagacattattaatctaaagaatattaaattattctattttttttaaatttaaaatttgagatatcacaaaacaatatttataaaaatgatgatgttttttattattttttatcgttaggtatcttttttataatttcttattttattgaacgaaaatacttatatttttaaatcaaaataataaaaaatgagagTAACAACACCAATGAATGAATATACAAGCACTATTCAATCTTTAAGTAATGatataatagacatttttGGTATTACagggtatttattttttttttttgcattcatTGAATAATTCTGTgcaagaatattaaaatatttattttaaataagttatcaataaataattaaaaattaataacccaaaaaaaaaaacaacaatttctaGTGAATGAACACATTAATCCTGTGAATGAACATCTAATACCCAGTGAATGAACAAACAGTATTTTTGCTGAAAGTGTAACtatgttttgaattataactcttaataataaatttattaggttaggtaatataaaattgatagttGTACacatatatcattgtatatagtagtatatagAATACTAGTgagaatacttatatttttaaatcaaaataataaaaaatgattccaaagcagaatttttttaccaaataggtacttactttgAATTTCGATGTACCAAATTACAcaacattcaattattttaagttataactaatatttagcTACACACCtactagttaaaaatttaatttttatatatcaaaataatcagAAAAATTTCCGCTtaggaatataaaattaaaaacataatatgttattattcaaataaagtaaaagctttaaaatgaatgacgataaaacattttgaaaaaaaaatatttgtgagaAAACCTTAGTTCATGCTTAATAGCACCATTCTCAAGCCAAACTATGTAGACTAACGGCCAACGCGATCTTTTGTTTAACATATAACTgcaaatatcatataaataaatttcagttagttatattataccagaACATtggcataatatgtatttactacGTTTTCGACGAAAATAACCAAaagtgtattgattttttttttatactttttccaAGTAAACGCCTTAATTTATGGcttagctatataatatttttattaaataatacagatTATTGTACCAAATACCAATTAATTAACCGCCAGATACAATGAAATACTCATACACATAGTAATTTCCTACTTTGATCCGAAttctgcataatatatacgcgaTATCAACTTTCCCTTCATCATGATTTTTGCGTTGATTATTGCGTATCTGTACAACGTTTACGAGTCTAACACAGACCAAGCACTGCGCGTATAAACGGTTCTTAGCAGTAGTGTAGGTATTAGGTTGGTTGGTTGGTATGTGTATAATAgctcaattaaaatataataacacgtatatatattttgaatcttaATAGACTACGTCctgtttatgtatacattaccCGTGCATAGTTTTTAAaccgatgataatattattaaattgatgttTATTTGGGGAACAccaattacacataatattatagtttttaggtataggtaaatCAATTACTTTACATTAACAGTGAAAGGAAACTATAATGTATGAACAGTGGTTCAGTAGTTTTTCAGTCAGTTAATAGAGTAGacgatgtacataatataatatcattacacACGACGTTGTTTTAAGtagaagataaaattataaaacaataatttgttacCTTTTCCGCGTAATAGTGAGGAGaacgtattatgtatattctatatacatagtattagtACATAGGCTCATAtttattggaattttttttccacataACCTCGATTATCGCGACGAGTACGAGAAGTCTTCGCGATCGAGATTACCTATCTTATATCAACTAACCGAATAACTCAATATCTTATAAGCTATATTCACATACTACTACTTACATATTCCTTCGAGCTGCAGTATAATGGCTGATGATCTGGAAAAATACATTGACAGTTACTCCAAACGACGGTGGCAGGTTTTCGTCTTGTTGTTGATGGTCGGCACTCCTGGGATATTCAATGCCATACAGCTATCGTCGTACGTGTTCCTAGTCGACAAACCTTCGTACTGGTGTGATATACCGGATCTAACATCGGCAGGTTGGAGCGACCGGATGATCATTAATGTTACCACGCCGTAAGACTAAATgaggatatttttttaatttagataaccCACCATGAATCAagtagatacatattatatacttacgatATCCGCTGTATAGATATTGACGGTATAATATAGGCACCTCCGTTTATAAGTGTATTTATCGTTGGGATAAAACTATACAAAGTGagtacaaaatatcaaaagtttAACTGATTTGAGAAGAAAAATTCCATCATAAATTACCTACGACTAGCCAGGTatctataataactataagaaatcttttattaccatctttatttttcttttctttttaaagaGCCTACGACTGCACGCAATTGTGCAACTCAATACGTGGTGATCAGTGGCGAGTGGCTCAAGTGCAGAACAGTACTTcatatgtgtattttaaatgcgATTTCAAATATTCCCATTAGATTTTTATCGTACccttcaaatttatttattttgttaattatctatctacattctacatatatcaataaaataggtattataataatgtgacaCAAGGGCGTATTTCTGGGGGGGGCGATGGGGCGATCGCCCCCCCCCCCAGAGcctctgtttttatttctatttaatagtacctactttaatattttcgtaattatatgtaattatgatacaaaaaGTGTACAccgaataaagtaaaataattaaacattttagaatagCGCTCTTAGTTGTTTAAATAGgttaacatatacatttttgtatttttggtttttttttttaaattgtatcaataagTCGCCCCCCCTTGAAAATAGGGCCAGAGACGCCCTTGATGTGACATCATGGTCGAGTTTGCTTTTTGAGTAACAATgatctttaatttttgttgcTTAACACATGACCAGTTTTTGAATTGACTCCATCTGCGATGGTTAACACCTGGACACAAATGCCCATGAacgatttttcatttttttttttttgtatagacattgtttttatgaaatttttatttatttcttacaattatatttaaatttataattcaaataaaatcaaagcCAGAGTGGATTTAGATTATTGTTAACAttgatatgattttttattataatgctaaATCGCCAAgggaaaattattgtaataaactccttttacacattttaaaccaATTCTGACactgctattataataattaatacttaccaACTCAATCTCacagaaaaatatgaaataatactgTAACTACGTGTGGCGTACAAACACAATACGCACTTTATAATCgcttgatattatttttaggcaTCAAAATTATTCATCAAACAAAATTGAAGAATGTTCTTATTACGAtcgaaattattcaatatttgccAAAAATGGTTACAATTGGTCaatgaataatttagaaaCTGCCTCTTCTAAACCTTGTCagtattatagatatagtaACAGAGAATCTGTTGTAACTgaagtaagtaaatatttttcaaattaatattaataatctacaaaaaaaaagatacctattatattttattttactaaaccaatccataaaatatttagtgggATTTAGTTTGTGATAATGTAGCGAAGAAGTCAAATATTCAAGCAGTTTTGGCTTTTGGAAAGTTTATTGGTGGACTATTATTTGGTTCAATTTCGGATATTTATGGCAGGAAGTTTGCTTTTAATTTGGCAGCTTTAATTTACATGTTTTCGGGACCGTCTGCTGCCCTAATTGAttcatatgtattatttttattcgcaAGATTTTTGATCGGTGTTGCTGGATCTGGACTTTATGAAACatcgtatacaatatgtaataattaaattaaaaaagtaatatggtgtgttagtaaaattaaaacttttttgttaattacagTAACTGAGCTGACAAGTGGTAAAACTCGTACACTGCTTTGTCTTTTAATGAATATGTCGTATCCAATTGGTTATATTTTGACATCaattattgcttattatatACGGCCCTGGAGAAAGTTACTTTTGGTTTTGTCTTTACCCATATTCGGATTGTTGATACAATGCTGGTAACAACTAACtgctgtttattatttttattgtacatgataataattcactgttgattttgttatgtttaaatattttaatatgtcaacatttatttaattttttaaataataaataatagttatgaattaatgtatataattatgaattacttAGGTTTCTACCTGAATCTCCTAAATGGTTGTTGTCTCAAGGTAGAAAAAAGCAAGCATTGATGACAATGGCTAAACTTGTTCCTTCTGTAGTTAACAcggatattgataataatgacaaagataatgtacaaattaagatggtttgtatattactatgttttttaattaagaatcattaatttattattattattagtcagTTAAAACCTTTAAGTGCTTAAAGTAATGAGTGGAGGCCTAAAGTTTTTCTGTGCTTAAACCCTCCAATcgcttaaaaatgaaatatttttgaagttataccatttattataactaattaattactcATTAAGAACCCgttttttatactacaattCTCGAATAAATAATCtgcttgaaattaaattaaaattacataattttgttcaaGAATAAAACgcttaaaaaagaaaactataaaaaatatattgttgttttatattacagtgCACATTGCAATTAACACtatattaatcttaaatattttgtgaagttgtttaatatttaattttataaataactgtattttGTTGGAACGAATTAGACAAAAAAGAGTAATGGAAAATGTATGGAATTTTTGTCAGCTTATACGTCATTGTTTTCTACTCTGGATTTGTCAGCTAAAACcgttatttctttattttgtgGATTATCTTGTGGCTTATCGTATTACGTTATTGGTATGTTGGactggaaaatataatatataatgtaaaaatataaaagtaatttattaatttattataatcttgaTTATTCTAAAGTAAATACTGCtcataaattctttttttctttttaattgttttgatcattttttatagaaatcaattaattatatgaatatgttgttatgttattatttagcaTTGAATGGGGATAATATAACTGCTGATCGTTACGTTTATGTTGCTTTAAGCGGAATTTTTGAAGGTGTATCATACGTATTTACTGTTCctctattaatttatgttggaCGCAAGAAAGCAGtttcatgtttatttttcttatctgGAATATTGCAACTGATATTATTTGCGATTCCACAGGGTACTggctattaaatatacttaaaacatgaattattttaaatattatgataatatttagtgattatttaattttttttttttgttctcagaaaaagtaaacattttattatgcgTGACCTTAGTTGCAAGATTTTTCGTAAGTGCCTTATTTTCAACCATTGTACTCTTCATATCAGAGTTATATCCAACTATAATCAGAAATACTGGTATCGGAATGTTATTGACTTTTTCTCAAATCGGATCTATTATTGCACCATAT
Protein-coding regions in this window:
- the LOC114133132 gene encoding organic cation transporter protein-like isoform X1; this translates as MADDLEKYIDSYSKRRWQVFVLLLMVGTPGIFNAIQLSSYVFLVDKPSYWCDIPDLTSAGWSDRMIINVTTPHQNYSSNKIEECSYYDRNYSIFAKNGYNWSMNNLETASSKPCQYYRYSNRESVVTEWDLVCDNVAKKSNIQAVLAFGKFIGGLLFGSISDIYGRKFAFNLAALIYMFSGPSAALIDSYVLFLFARFLIGVAGSGLYETSYTILTELTSGKTRTLLCLLMNMSYPIGYILTSIIAYYIRPWRKLLLVLSLPIFGLLIQCWFLPESPKWLLSQGRKKQALMTMAKLVPSVVNTDIDNNDKDNVQIKMTKKSNGKCMEFLSAYTSLFSTLDLSAKTVISLFCGLSCGLSYYVIALNGDNITADRYVYVALSGIFEGVSYVFTVPLLIYVGRKKAVSCLFFLSGILQLILFAIPQEKVNILLCVTLVARFFVSALFSTIVLFISELYPTIIRNTGIGMLLTFSQIGSIIAPYIVDILGAKAWYIPSTVCGALSVFVSSLILMLPETRKTVLPNTLEEMKNINSVKLSNCFKF
- the LOC114133132 gene encoding solute carrier family 22 member 6-A-like isoform X5; the protein is MNNLETASSKPCQYYRYSNRESVVTEWDLVCDNVAKKSNIQAVLAFGKFIGGLLFGSISDIYGRKFAFNLAALIYMFSGPSAALIDSYVLFLFARFLIGVAGSGLYETSYTILTELTSGKTRTLLCLLMNMSYPIGYILTSIIAYYIRPWRKLLLVLSLPIFGLLIQCWFLPESPKWLLSQGRKKQALMTMAKLVPSVVNTDIDNNDKDNVQIKMTKKSNGKCMEFLSAYTSLFSTLDLSAKTVISLFCGLSCGLSYYVIALNGDNITADRYVYVALSGIFEGVSYVFTVPLLIYVGRKKAVSCLFFLSGILQLILFAIPQEKVNILLCVTLVARFFVSALFSTIVLFISELYPTIIRNTGIGMLLTFSQIGSIIAPYIVDILGAKAWYIPSTVCGALSVFVSSLILMLPETRKTVLPNTLEEMKNINSVKLSNCFKF